In Pelagicoccus sp. SDUM812003, the genomic stretch CCCGCAATTCTGGAACGTCTTCATTGGCGACATGAGCCTGGTCGGTCCTCGGCCGGAGCGTCCCGAGCTTATCGAAAGCTTCCAGTATCAGATTCCTTACTACCAGAGCCGACATGCCGTGAAGCCTGGCATGACAGGCTGGGCCCAGGTGCATGGATTGCGTGGCGATACGAGCATCGAGGACCGCATCCGGCACGATTTGCAATACATCGAAAACTGGAGCCCCTGGCTGGATGTCGTTATTCAGATTCGAACCTTCTTCAACTACAAGGGAGCTGCCTAGCGGCAGATCCCGCCGCGTCCGCTTCCCAAAGCTTCTAGACGTTTCGAAACGTGAGCTCGCACCCCATATGATTATGAAAAAAGCGCCTTCAACTGTATCCGAATCACTATTACGAAAATCCGCTTGGACGGATCCGAATCGAGTCGATGACCTGGCGAAGAAACCTGCCGTAGGCTGGCGGGGTGGGCTCAAGCTTTTTACGCTTGCGTTCGTTTCATTGTCCGGCGTTGCCGCGCTTGAGGGCGCTTTGAAAATTGGGAGCGACGCGGTGCTGACGACGGAGGTGCAGGGGGTAGCGGAGTATCACTCTAACGTATTTCGCCGCGACAAAGGGTTGGAGGTCATTTTGCCTGTAGAAGATGATTGGATACGCGAAGGGCGAGTCCGCTTCAATTTGAGCAACGACACGGAGGAGAGCGCGGGGCAAGCCAGGTTGACGAGCGGCGTTCGCCAGCTGTGGTTTTCCGAAAACAGCCAGCTCGATACGGCACTGTTCGATATCGAAGGTTTGATTGGTTACGAAGGGGCGAGGGTTCGCAGCTCTCTCTCTTCCTTCTATGTTGAGAACTCGCTTCCGGACGAAGACTTGAGGGATGACACGGGCTTGCTTGATCGGTCCAACTTCAAGGTCAACTGGGATACGACCTATCAGATGACGGGGGCGTCCATCTTCAAGTTCAGAGCGGACTACTCCGATATTACGTACGAGGATCCGCCGAACCGGGACTTCAACGATCGGAGCTCCTACGGGGTGAATACCAAGCTGCTCTTCGACGCGACTTCCAGGTTCAATGTCGGGCTGGGCGGGAAAGCCCGCTGGTATTCCGTGGACATCGGCAGCGACTGGGAGGACGCGGCCATGTTTCTCAGCGTGGAAGCGGATGTTGCGGCTGACTTCGAACTGGAAGCGAACCTGGGCTACGGCTCGCAGAGCTTCGACATGATTGGCATCGAATCCAAGGATAGCGTCTTCGCGGCGATTTCCGCCAAATGGAATCCGACGGCCGATACCGATTTGGGAGTGGGCTTCGAAAAGGACTTCGATTCAGGCGGCACCGGCAACGCTCTCGAGTATTCCAGGGCGGAAGGCTTCTGGCGCTGGCGCGTCAGCAACGCCCTGACGGTCGACACCAGAGCGATCTATCTCGAGCGCTCCTATCAAGCCAACGAGCGCGAAGACAACATATTGCGGACGACGGCGGCTTTGAGATGGGACGGAGAAGGACAATGGTTTGGCGAGTTTCGGCTCAGCTACGATGAAAACGACTCAAGCATCTTGGGTTTCTCGTACGAGGATTTCGTGACCAGACTCATGGCGGGCTATCGATGGTAGCGTGTTTGATCCTAAGAAATATATAAAAAGAGGGAGAAAGGAAATGAATAATGCTAGCAAAAGCTTACGAATCGCAGCGATAGCGATAGCGTGCGTTCTGTTTGGAGCGACGATTGCCTTTTCGCAGACGAAAAACTATAAATTGTTTTCGGGGGATATATTGAGGTTCACTGTATACATGGAGCCGGATATCACCACCGAAGCGCGAATCGAAACCGATGGCACGTTTATGTTGCCATTCGTGGGAAAGGTCGATGCCGCGGGCAAGACCCTGAGCGAATTGCAGGAGTCTCTATATGTGAAGTACGATGGCGACTATTTTATAAATCCTCAGATCAATCTGAGAATTATAGAATACGCCCAGCGCACGGTGCAAGTGCATGGCCAGGTCGGGAATCCGGGACTGGTGGCGATCGCTCCCGATGCGGAACTGACCTTGATGCAGGCTATCGCGGAAGCAGGGGGGTTCACCAGAAGGGCGGAAGAGCGAAAGGTGCAGATCACGCGCGATGGCGAGATCGTAAATCGGCTGTTTCGCCTGAATCCTGACTCGCTGGCCAAGCAGGACATGGATAGCAGCGATGCTCAGTTCAAACTGCAGCCCGGCGACATCGTGTTCGTGCCGGAATCGCTTTTCTAACCCGAGGGGATGCTTGATTGAAAATGAATCAACAATACCAACTGGATCAAAACGGGCAGGAGCGTGTGGCGGAGCATTGCCAAGACTGGTACTGCGTCAGGACCAAGGTGGGGCAGGAGATGCTCGCGGTTTCCTGCCTGCGCAAGGAGGCAGGTCTGGAAGCGTTTTCTCCGCGCATCCGCTACAAGCGGGTGACGCGTTCCGGGAAGCGCTCGGTGGTGAAATCGCTGTTTCCCGGCTACCTCTTCGTACTCTGCTCGCTGAGAGAAAGCTTTCGCCATGTGCTGTCGAGAAAGGGAGTCGTGGAGTTCGTGCGTTTCGGCGGTCGAATTCCCACCTTGCCGGATACCTGCATCGAGGAGCTGAGAAACGCCTACGCCCATTGGGATGACGTGCTGACAGTCGAGCGGGGAACCCTGCTCAAGGGCGACTACGTCGAGATCGTTGACGGCGCCTTCCTTGGTATGGGAGCCGTGGTGCGCGAGTACCTGCCGGAGTCGGACCGGGTGAAGATCCTGATCGACCTGCTGGGTCGCGAGGTTCCGGTATCGGTTCCTTATACGGACGTGAAGAAAACGGGATGAAGCGACGGGACGGTCAGGTCGCGCGTTTGCCGATGACATTGTTGTCTCCATCGGCCTCGCTGTCCAGCAGGGGAGCCTGGGGCTTGCCGGAGAGACTGGCGCTCAAAATGGCTTTGCCGGTGTTTTCGATAACTTGAACCGCTCTGTCGTCCCAGTACTCGGCCATGTCGAAATCCTTCACATTCGTTACATCCAGATCGGGAAACCCGTGCTTCGCGAGCCATCGCTTCACGTGGCCAACCCCTTCCTCGCTGCAGGCGCGCGCGGTGAAGATCTTCACCCGAAAGCCTTTGTCGATCCACTCCATGACGCGCTCTTTCATTCGCGGTACGGGCGGGCCGATGTGCTCCATGCCGCGCCATCCGTGGTACTCGGCGAGCGTGCCGTCTAGATCCACCCCGATCCAGCCGCGCTTCCTCCGCTTGTCTGGTTGGGAGACGCTTTGGGGCTGGGCGGGCTTTGGGCTGGTGAAGAGCCTTTTGATGATGTTCTTCATGTTGTATGGAAAGATATATAAGGATATGACCCAGTGCGAGGATGAAATTTTACGGGAGAAAGCTTTGATGAACAATTATGATAAAACGAAAGGAGAGGCGTTTGTCATCTTTTCCATTACGCGATGATGGCTTAGAGCCTGTCGTGTGTGGAATATGATAAATGCTGATTGATTAGGCGGCTGGGCGCCACTAGCTTTTGCCGCATAGAAATATTCTCGTTTGTCGCGTGAAGCGTTGGAGCTTCGCGGTTCGCTGGCAAGCGATTTGCTACAAATATATAATTCGAAACTCATTTGGCGACTGCCCATTCAAGAAGGAATGGCGCCAAAAATGGCGGTAGCGTGTCTATATCGGACAAAAGGTCGCATTTCCCGCCGGCGACTTCCGAATGGCGACGAGTCGATGAGTCCTGCGGGATGTCGACCAAGACGAATACGGCCTGAGCCGATCGATGGGTTTTAACAATCTAACTAACTAACTAAGCGTATGTCCAACTTTGAACAGAGAGATCGATTTGATTCCAGCGATCGCAATCCGGCAGGAGCCAACGGAAACGGGTCCTATCCCTATGGCGCCTCGCGTTCGGCGGGTCAGCCGAGCTATTCGTCCAGCTCGCGCAAAGGGACCTCCAAGGACCTAACCATGGTCGATCTGATCAATCAGATACGAAACATGTTCGCCATCCTGCGGCGTCGGTTCTTCGCCGGCCTTTTCGTCGCGGCTATCGTGGCGGTGGGTCTAGGCTCCTTTTTGCTCAGAGAGCCGCCTGAGCAGACCGCGATGACCACCATTCTCGCTCAGAGCACCTTCGATGAGGTGCTGAACAGAGCGAACGTGGCGACCGGCGGGAAGGACGACGATCAGGAGATGTTCCTCATCAATCAGCTTTCCTTTCTGAAAAGTCGCCGATTCGCCGACATGGCGGCCAACGAATTCACCGAGGAGGAGAAGAAGCAGTTGCTGACCCCTTATCTGGAGCAGGGCGAGACGTTCACGGAAACGGGATTCCGTAATCTGGTGGGCTCCAAAATGGGCGCTGACCGCGAGCGCGATCGGGAGCTGTTCATCATCTCGTTCCGGCATCGCGATCCTGAACTGGCGAAGCTGGCAACGGATCGCATCGCCTCCAAGTTCGTCAGCTTCCTGCAAAACGAGACCAAGAACGCGAACCGGGAAGCGGCCCAGAGCTTGACCCGTCAGGCTGAGACGTTGGAGGAGGAGATCTCGTCCATCAACGAGAAGATCAGGGCCTACAAGCTGGAGAAGAAGATCACTTCGATCGAAGACACCACCGAGCTCCTGCAGGAGCGTTTGGCCTACATCGAAAAGAGCCAGACCCAAGCGTCCATCGAACGCGCGACCATCGAAACCCAGCTCGCGGGAGCCAAGGTCGCGATGGAAAACAGCCAGACGCCATTCGCGAATCCGACCCTGGCGAGCTACGGAAACAACGAAGAGCTTCGCAAGAAGCGCGTGGACCTGATGGTGGAAAAGAAGGCGCTTTCGTCACGTTACGGTCCGAAGCATCCGGCGATGATCGAACTGACTAACGAGATCGAAGGATTGTCCGAGGCGATTCAGGAAAACTTCGCCTTGGCCTACGAGGAACTGGAAAGCCAATACGATATGGCCCTCAAGCAGGAAGCGAAGCTGCGTAAAGAGCTGGATCGCAGCTTCAGCGAAAGCCAGGAGATCGACGCCCTCGCCGACCGTATCCGCCGCTTGGAGGAAGAGGCCAGAGCCAAGGCCTTGGCCCTCGCCGAGGTTTCCCAGAGAGCCAGCATGGCGGATGTAAACAGCTCGCTGCCTGCTGATGTCATGCGGGTCATCGACTCCGCCTATATCGACAGCCCCTTCCTTTCGGAATACAAGCTTAACATCATCTTTGTATCCGGTTGTTCACTACTAGCACTTTTCGCGGTGCCGTTGACGCTTCATTGCTTCGACGACAAGCTGAAAAGCGCTACGGACGTCGAAGTGGAGCTGGACCAGGACTTGATAGGCGGCGTGCCCAAACTGTCGCGTACGCGAAAGAAGGACCGTCCTCACGTGGTGAGGGATCGAGTCGACCCCTCCAAGGTGGAGCCATTCATGTCGACCATCGTTCAAATGGAGCTGCTTTCTTCTCAGGAGAGCTCGTCGCGCACCTTTGTGGTGACAAGCACCATTCCGGGCGAAGGCAAATCCACCATAGCTTCGAACATTGCTTCCGGCTTCACTCAGCTGGGACGTAAAACGCTCTTGATCGACTGCGATCTCAGGCGTCCGAGCCAGCATTTGATGAACGGCATCGACAGCAAGCGCGGTCTCGTCTACTGGTCGAACGCTGGCTATTCTCTGGAGCAGGACCTGTTTAGCGTCGACTCGCCGCTCGGTATCCACGCATTGGATGACGGCACTCATTTGCTGCCCAGTGGCGGCTCCTGCGTGCACCCGACTAAAATACTGGTATCCGCTCATTTCGGACGCCTCTTCGACGCCCTACGCGAGCACTACGATGTCATCATCGTGGATACGCCACCTGCGGGACTCTTTCCGGATTCGTTGATCGTTTCTCAGCAGCCGGGCGAGACCTTGCTCGTCGCTCGGGAGGAAAAGGCCAAGTTGCCTAAGATTCGCCGAGTGATAACCGATATCAACAAGACCAACGCTCCTCTTCTTGGAATGGTGCTCAACGCGTTCTCAGCCTCGAGCTTGAATGCTCGCGTCGCTGATAAATACACGTATCGAGATTACGGATATAAGATGAAGAAGGGCAAGCGACCCAAGACCAAGGGCCGTCGTGTGCCAGTGGCGTGAGTCACAAACGAAGTGCCGGACTCTCGGCTGGGTAAGGCTGAGCCGGTTCGACTTTGCGAATGCGGAGACTGAGATATGAAAAGCGAGGATTCACTCCCCATGTTGGCTGGTGAAATAGGAGAAGGCGTTCGCGTGAAGCGAGCGGAGATTCCTGTCGCTCACAGGCGTTGCCTGATGCTGCTGCAAGGAAACGAGGGTTACGGCGTTCGCCGCGCCGTTCTCGACCTTTCGAAACAGCTTGTTCTCAATTCGGTGGAGCTCCACTTTGTCGCTATGCGCTCCGGACCGTTCGTTGCGGAGCTGAAGGGGCTCGCATATCCCGTGACCGTGATGGAACAGGCGACCTCGGAGGGGATAAGACGAAAAGGCTTCGGATTCGTGCTGGGGTGCATTGCTGTCTTTCGGCAGTCGCTGACCGCGAAGCGACGCCTTGTTTCAATCATCGAAGACGTCAAGCCGGACTGGATACACCTTCCGGTAGCGTCGCTACTCATACTGGCGGGCTTGGCGGGACGCACCGCGAAGCGACCTGTGTATTGGCATTTGCACAACACAGTGGTGTCCAAGCTTCCGATGCGGCTGCAGCCGCTTTGCTACCAGCTGATCTGCAAGCTCGCTAAGGTCACGCCCATGGGCAACAGCCAGCATACGGCCGCCTCTCTGGGCGATGCTCTTTGCAAGCCTGAGGTTCTGTATCCAGGTGTGGATACGCAGTTTTTCAATCCCGATCGCGTGAAGGCGCCGCTTCGAAAGTCCGATTTCGGTTTCGAGGAAACCGTGCCGTTGTTCGCCATCGTGGCGAGAATGAATCCCAGCAAGGCTCAGGACCGTGTGGTAGAGGCTGCCATAGGACTCCTGGCTGAAGGGAAGCGCCTTAGCCTGATGCTGGTGGGCGGCCCGCTTGATTCGGACTACAGCGTTTCGTTGCAAAAAACAATTGATGCAGCCGGCGCAGGGGAGGCTATCAAACTGGTTGATCGAGTCGAGGACCCACGTCCGTACTTTCAGTTGGCGGATGTCGTGATCAACAGTCGCAAGGATGCGGAGCCGTTTGGACTGTCCCTCGTCGAGGCCATGCTGATGGAGCGTCCCGTTCTGGCCTACGCGCTCGGCGGACCGTCGGAAACGGTGGGCGTGGGCGTCACGGGCTGGTTGGTGGACGAGCCTACGGTGGAGGGCTACCGCCGCGGAATCATTCAGGCGTTGAAGGATGAAGCCAGATGGAAATCGATGGGCGCAGCCTCAAGGGCTCGGGCAGCGGAACGTTACTCCCAAGAAATCACTACAGCCCACTACTTGAAACTGGTCGCGAGTCGCGACACGTCGGTTCGCTCGAAACGGAGCGATTGGGCGCGAGGTGGCGTTGTCGCCTAAGTCTGGATACAAGAGACCGGATTGGAAAATCGGTCGTAGCTCGCTGCATGCTTCGTCAAGTGGCGGATAGGTTGGAATTTTGAGTTTCGAAAACTATGAACTTCAGAAAGAATGTCGTCTTGAAGAAGGCTTGGCGCTACGGGGCTGCGGTGCCGCGCGCCTTTAGCTCGGCCACGGCGCGACCAAGCGCCTGGAGGCAGAACCCGCCGGTGCTGGCGAACTCCTTTCCTAAAAGCGGGACTCACCTGCTTCAGCAGATCCTGAGCGTATTGCCTGGCATGAAGGATTGGGGAGGCTTTTGGGCCTCCCAGCCGTCTTTCACCTTCCGGGAGATCCAGCCTGAGGCCATGTCGCGACGGATCAGGCGCGTCAGTCCGGGCGAGCTGGTCTGCGGACACCTGTACTACAGCGACCAGGCGAAGGAGGCATTGGAAAGCAGGCACGTGGCTCACTTCTTCATCTATCGTGATCCACGCGATGTAGTGGTTTCGGAAGCTCACTATTTGGGTGAGATGAATCGCTGGCACAAGCTGCACTCGCGATTCAGCAAGCTGCCGACGAGAGCGGAGCGATTGCTTCTCTCCATCAAGGGACTGCCGAAGGAGGACATCTACTATCCGAACATCGTGGAGCGATTCTCTCGGTTCACGCAGTGGATCGAAGATCCCAACGTCTGCTCGATCAGCTACGAGGATCTGATTTCGGAGAACAAGTACCAGACGATCGAAAAGATCATCAAATTCTACTGCTCGAGATCAGGTTACGACTATCCAGTTGAAGCCCTCATCCAGCGGGCCTGCGAGGCGATCCAGCCATCGAAGTCTCACACCTTCAGGCGTGGCGGCAGCGGAGGGTGGAAAAGCGAGTTCGATGGGGGCGTCAAGGAGCTGTTCAAGCAGATCGGCGGCGCCGAGCTGGTGATGAAGCTCGGCTACGAGAAATCAGTCGAATGGTGATTCGTCGCCAATCGATTGCCATCAACGCTTAGCGGCGGGGCTCGCGTCACCGAACGGAGCTGCAGCGAAACATAAGACAAGGAACTTGTATGAAGATTCTGATACATGACTATGCTGGACACGCGTTTCAGATCCAGCTCACGCGGGAGCTCGCGCGGCGCGGATTCGAAGTCGTGCACGCCTACGCGGGCGGATTGCTGACGCCGCAAGGGGACATGCAGCGCGTCGATGGCGATCCGCCTGGCCTCTCCTTTCGAGAAGTGCCGATGGATAAGCGGTATCGAAAGAACAAGTACAAGTTTCTGAAACGACGCGGATACGAGGTCGCTTACGGGAAGGAGCTGCAGCGGGTCATCGAGGACGAGCGGCCATCGATCATTTTCAGCGGGAACACCCCGTCCGAGCCGCAATTGATGGCGGTCAAGCTTGCGAACGAGCTTGGCATTCCGTTCGTTTCCTGGGTTCAGGACTTCTACAGTGTCGCGGTGAAGAAACTGGCGGCTCGCAAGTCGCGAATTCTAGGGCGGCTGGCGGCGATCTACTATACCGAGGTGGATCGGCGATGTTTCAAGCGTAGCGCGCGCACCGTTGCGATCAGCGAAGATTTCATCCCGACGCTGGCCGAATACGGCGTTGATGCCCGCGACATTTCGGTGATTGAGAACTGGGGAGCCATCGCCGAGATCCCGATGCTTGGAAAAGACGTGTCATGGGCCCGCGAATACGGGTTTCATGACAAGAAGGTTTTCTTGTACACTGGAACCATGGCCATGAAGCATAATCCTGATTTGGTGCTTCGTCTCGCCCAGCGCTTTCACAATGACCCGGAGGTTCGCGTGGTGGTGGTCTCGGAAGGGCCCGGCGCGGACTACTTGATGGAGCAAAAGCCTATCCGGGGATTGAGCAATCTGGTCATCCTGCCGTTCCAATCCTTTGACGTCCTGCCGCAGGTGTTCGGAGCTGCGGACGTGATGATCGCCCTGCTCGAGGAAGACGCCGGTGTCTTTTCGGTGCCGTCGAAGATCCTGAACTATCTTTGTTCGGGCAAGCCAACCCTTGCGGCGATCCCCAAGGAAAACCTCGCGGGGCGCATCTTGGAAAAGAATCGAGCGGGCATCGTGGTCTCTCCCCGAGACGCCGAAGGCTTCGCTCAGGCGGGCGAGGACCTGATCGACAACGAAGCCCTGAGGTTGGAGATGGGAGCGTGCGCTCGACGCTACGCGGAGGAAAATTTCAAGGTAGAGATCGTTGGCGACAAGTTTCAGCGAGTGATCAATCAGGTGCTGGGAACCGAAAAGACGAGTCCTGCTCGCCAGATGCTGGCGGCCAACGCTCTTCGCGAGGAGGCAAGAAGCTTTAGCGAATAGGTTCAATATGGAGTCGCTTATGAACAGTATCCAGGAACTTGGTACGAGGTCGCCCAGCGCCGGGACGTCCCGCGTGAAGACCCGAGGAGTGATCTACGTCGTAACTGGGGGCAGGAGCTATCTCGGGGAGTTGGTTTCCTCCGTGAAAAGTCTGCGTCGCCATGAGCCGGACATCCCTGTAACCGTTTTTTCCCGCTACAAGCTGCCGTCTCGCTACAGGCTTGAACGCCGCGAGGTGGACCCTGATCTCAATCCGCACAAGCTCAAGGTGCGCTGCTTGCGCGAGTCTCCGTATGACGAGACGCTTTTTTTGGATACCGACACGTCTATCAAGGGAAAGGTGTCGCCTTTGTTCGACGAGCTCAAGCAGCACGACTTTTGCGTGGCTCATTCGCATGTGGCGGACTACTCTCGTCGACCTCCTTTGCTGCTGGATTTGGTGAAGGCTGATGGATACAACACTGGAGTGCTGCTGTTTCGCAAGTCCGATCCGACCTCGCTCTTTCTCTCCAAATGGGAAGGGGCGGTCATGGCGCATGATCCGAAGGAGATGTGGGCCGGTCACTACGGCGACCAGTACTTCTTCACCGAGCTGGTCAATGGTACGGGAGTGGCTGATTCCGAGCTCAAGTTCGGGATCCTGGACAACGTCAAGTGGAACTGCCGGGGCATCGCTTCGGAGCACGTTCGCAAGATCAATCGCTGGTCGGACGTGAGGATCTTTCATCACCGCACCAGCGGCATGAAGATTCGGAAGCTGATCTACTCCATCACGGATTTTCCGACGGCGAAGGTGATCGCTGGCAAGGGGCTTCGGCTCATGAGGCTGAGATGACCCCGGGTTCGGGAGCGACAGGTCGTATGCGCGCAGCGAATACGTCTGTTTTAAGTTCGCCAGTTGAGCTGCGAAGGGATTGAATGGTATGAGTGTCAGTCGTCACATTATGACTTATGATAGCCGAAGAAGCTATGCGGGGCCGGTTGAGGAATCCTCGGATGGCGGTTACCTAGCGAAAGCGGTGCTGGTCACTCTTTTCGCCTGGGCGTTGCTGGGAAAGCAGCTGCTGTTCATGCTGGCGATCGTCTTGAACGTGCCGACCCGTGTGCTTACGATCCCATCGCACATGGCCACGGTGGGGTTGGCGCTGGCCTCGGTGGTGGTGGTTTTTTTCGCCACCCGTTTCCGCTACTTTCCGCTGCATTGGATCGTGCTGCCATTCAGCGCCTTCTGGATGTTCTACTTCATGCGCATCGTGATCGACTACCAGGCGCAGGGGTCGATGTTCGCCCCGCCGAAGGACGCGACCTATTCGGTCAGCTACATCGCTCAGAAAGCGATTGGCACCTGTCTGTTGCCTTCCGTCGCGGTATTGCTGAACACGCATTGGGCGGCCTGGCGAAAGACGCAGACGGTTTGCTTCACCATGGCGGTGCTGATTGCGGGTTCCTTTTTCGCGATCTACCGGGAAAACATCTTTTCTTTCAGTGGGAGAATGAATCCGGGCGATGAAACGGGCGATTTCGCCACGATCAGCTCGCTCCAGCTGGGGTACTCGGGGCTGGTGTTGCTGATCTTCTTCCTGTTCATGTACTTCTCCGAACGGCCCAAAAACGTTTGGAAGGCGCTCTTGCTCTACTCGGTAGGGGCGGTGGGCATGCTGCTGATCGTTGGCAGCGCCTCGCGCGGACCGGTGGTTGGCTTCGTCTTCATGGCGGTGCCGTTCGGCTTCTCGCTGTTCTTTCGTGGCGAGCCCGGCAAGTTTATCAAGTTTGTGGTCGGTGTGGCGACCTTCGGAGCGATCGCCCTGATCGCCGCTCAGCTGACGGGCAGCAGCGTGTTCGATCGTTTGCTCAGCATCCATCACGATGTGGTTTCACAGTCGGACCAATCCGATCGGCTCGTCTTCTATGAGAACGCGTGGAACTCCTTCCTGGAGTCTCCGATCATCGGATCGCAGTCTTCGCTGGGAGGTTATGCCTACCCGCACAACTTGATTCTCGAGTCGCTGATGGCGGTGGGGATCGTCGGCACCATCCCGCTGCTCGTCGTGATCGGATACGCCTTCTACTGCTCGTGGGCGCTGCTGGTGCGCTATCCGAAGCTCGGCTGGCTGTCTCTGGCTTTCTACGCCTACTTCTGTGGCTCGCTCTTTTCCGGTTCCCTTTTTTCGAACGCGGCATTCTGGATTTCGATGGCTGGCACGATTTCGGCCTATCAATGGGCGGCGAGAGAAATGGATGAGCAGGAGGAGGAAGAGGCCCTTCGCTCCTGATCGAGGGGGTGGCTCCCTGGCTCATCTCCTGCCGGGCGTTCCTCCCGAAAAGGGTCTAGTTTTTGAATAAGATGAACGAGAAGATCGTATTTTTGATGTCCCACCCGAGGCATGCCAGGATGTGGCGTCGGGCGAAACGCGTGCAGCCGCATTTTCAGCAGTCGCAGGTTCTCGCCTTCGACCGAGAGATCTCCACCCCGGCCAAGCACGGCGACTATGTTTCGCTAGGGAACATCGCCAACCGAAACTACCTGTCTCGGCTGGGGAGCTTGTTCAAGGCGTTTCGCATCATCAGAGCGTCGGTGAAGAGCGCCAGCGCGGTGTATTGCTTCAGCTTGGATCTCCTTTTGCTCGCATGGGTGGCCTGCCTGACCTCGCGGGCCAGGCCGAAATTCGCCTACGAGGTGGCCGACATTCGAGACGCCCTGGTCGGCAAAGGCGTCGCCAGCGCGGCGCTGCGATTTCTGGAGCGCTTTTTGATCCGCCGCGTAGCGGTGGTCGCCTTCACCTCGCGGCATTTCTACGAAGGCTATTTTCGCGAGGTGCAGCGTTTCGATTCCTTCCCTCATGTGGTCATCGAGCACAAGCCGGAGCTTCCCCGGCAGATCCGCGATTCGATCGAAAGGCCAGCAGGTCTTCCGAGACCCATTACGGTGGGCTACTTCGGGCTCATGAAGAGCGTCGCCTCGTTCGAATTGCTCGTGGAGCTCGCAAAGCGCTCCCAAGGCGCTGTTCGAGTCCTCTTTCGTGGGATGTTCGTGCCGCCCCTCGATGAAGCGCAGTGCCTAAAGACGATAGATGAATACGCTGAGCTTTCCTATGGAGGACCCTATAAATCTCCGGCGGACTTGCCTAATATGTATCCGCAAGTTGATATCGTATGGGACGCATATAACGAAACGGAAAACTCGCGTTGGCAAAGAACGACTCGTTTTTCCGAATCTCTTTTCTTCAAAAAGCCGCTTATCGTTAACATCGGAACGCAAGACGAGCGCATCGCTCGGCAATATAACTTAGGGTTAACCGTTGATATAAGCGATCCCGAATCGGTTGTTGAGGCTCTGTTGGGAATTCGCGAAGAAGACTATCTAGAGTGGTGCGAGAGCTTCGATCGCTTGCCGGATTCCATGCTGTATTATGGTGATGAATACAGCTCTTTGGTGAAGGCGCTGAAGCCCGAAGGGTCTGGGCTGCAGGGGAGCTTCGCGGTATCCCACGCACCGTCTCACAGCTAGGGACACGTAAGGTTTGGTGGATCCCTTAGGAAAGCCTACGGAGACGGGCGGAAATTTTTTTTCGAAGGGCTTGAGTCGTAAATTTTTCTATAAGATTCAGTCAATGAAGCGATTAGAAAGGGGATGGGGGAACTTGATATAGAATCGGGCGTCTGTTCGCCGTTTAAACGATATGTGAATTGAAATTCATGTCGCGATTCGTGTTCGAATTCGTACGAAAAAGCGACGATGACCCATCCAACGATGATAAGAACCAACTTCAACCAAACGACTAAAAGTACGAGCTTTAGTAGTAGCAGATGTTCTTGGATCGTTTCACGTGCACAGGAGAGTTCGGGCTTTGGCCAATCTCGTGCGTTCGCGAAGCGATTCATGGCGCTTGT encodes the following:
- a CDS encoding outer membrane beta-barrel protein, producing the protein MKKAPSTVSESLLRKSAWTDPNRVDDLAKKPAVGWRGGLKLFTLAFVSLSGVAALEGALKIGSDAVLTTEVQGVAEYHSNVFRRDKGLEVILPVEDDWIREGRVRFNLSNDTEESAGQARLTSGVRQLWFSENSQLDTALFDIEGLIGYEGARVRSSLSSFYVENSLPDEDLRDDTGLLDRSNFKVNWDTTYQMTGASIFKFRADYSDITYEDPPNRDFNDRSSYGVNTKLLFDATSRFNVGLGGKARWYSVDIGSDWEDAAMFLSVEADVAADFELEANLGYGSQSFDMIGIESKDSVFAAISAKWNPTADTDLGVGFEKDFDSGGTGNALEYSRAEGFWRWRVSNALTVDTRAIYLERSYQANEREDNILRTTAALRWDGEGQWFGEFRLSYDENDSSILGFSYEDFVTRLMAGYRW
- a CDS encoding polysaccharide biosynthesis/export family protein, whose protein sequence is MNNASKSLRIAAIAIACVLFGATIAFSQTKNYKLFSGDILRFTVYMEPDITTEARIETDGTFMLPFVGKVDAAGKTLSELQESLYVKYDGDYFINPQINLRIIEYAQRTVQVHGQVGNPGLVAIAPDAELTLMQAIAEAGGFTRRAEERKVQITRDGEIVNRLFRLNPDSLAKQDMDSSDAQFKLQPGDIVFVPESLF
- a CDS encoding transcription termination/antitermination NusG family protein, coding for MNQQYQLDQNGQERVAEHCQDWYCVRTKVGQEMLAVSCLRKEAGLEAFSPRIRYKRVTRSGKRSVVKSLFPGYLFVLCSLRESFRHVLSRKGVVEFVRFGGRIPTLPDTCIEELRNAYAHWDDVLTVERGTLLKGDYVEIVDGAFLGMGAVVREYLPESDRVKILIDLLGREVPVSVPYTDVKKTG
- a CDS encoding polysaccharide biosynthesis tyrosine autokinase; amino-acid sequence: MSNFEQRDRFDSSDRNPAGANGNGSYPYGASRSAGQPSYSSSSRKGTSKDLTMVDLINQIRNMFAILRRRFFAGLFVAAIVAVGLGSFLLREPPEQTAMTTILAQSTFDEVLNRANVATGGKDDDQEMFLINQLSFLKSRRFADMAANEFTEEEKKQLLTPYLEQGETFTETGFRNLVGSKMGADRERDRELFIISFRHRDPELAKLATDRIASKFVSFLQNETKNANREAAQSLTRQAETLEEEISSINEKIRAYKLEKKITSIEDTTELLQERLAYIEKSQTQASIERATIETQLAGAKVAMENSQTPFANPTLASYGNNEELRKKRVDLMVEKKALSSRYGPKHPAMIELTNEIEGLSEAIQENFALAYEELESQYDMALKQEAKLRKELDRSFSESQEIDALADRIRRLEEEARAKALALAEVSQRASMADVNSSLPADVMRVIDSAYIDSPFLSEYKLNIIFVSGCSLLALFAVPLTLHCFDDKLKSATDVEVELDQDLIGGVPKLSRTRKKDRPHVVRDRVDPSKVEPFMSTIVQMELLSSQESSSRTFVVTSTIPGEGKSTIASNIASGFTQLGRKTLLIDCDLRRPSQHLMNGIDSKRGLVYWSNAGYSLEQDLFSVDSPLGIHALDDGTHLLPSGGSCVHPTKILVSAHFGRLFDALREHYDVIIVDTPPAGLFPDSLIVSQQPGETLLVAREEKAKLPKIRRVITDINKTNAPLLGMVLNAFSASSLNARVADKYTYRDYGYKMKKGKRPKTKGRRVPVA
- a CDS encoding glycosyltransferase family 4 protein, whose protein sequence is MLAGEIGEGVRVKRAEIPVAHRRCLMLLQGNEGYGVRRAVLDLSKQLVLNSVELHFVAMRSGPFVAELKGLAYPVTVMEQATSEGIRRKGFGFVLGCIAVFRQSLTAKRRLVSIIEDVKPDWIHLPVASLLILAGLAGRTAKRPVYWHLHNTVVSKLPMRLQPLCYQLICKLAKVTPMGNSQHTAASLGDALCKPEVLYPGVDTQFFNPDRVKAPLRKSDFGFEETVPLFAIVARMNPSKAQDRVVEAAIGLLAEGKRLSLMLVGGPLDSDYSVSLQKTIDAAGAGEAIKLVDRVEDPRPYFQLADVVINSRKDAEPFGLSLVEAMLMERPVLAYALGGPSETVGVGVTGWLVDEPTVEGYRRGIIQALKDEARWKSMGAASRARAAERYSQEITTAHYLKLVASRDTSVRSKRSDWARGGVVA